In Vanacampus margaritifer isolate UIUO_Vmar chromosome 18, RoL_Vmar_1.0, whole genome shotgun sequence, a genomic segment contains:
- the csnk1db gene encoding casein kinase I isoform X1, with protein sequence MELRVGNRYRLGRKIGSGSFGDIYLGTDISVGEEVAIKLECVKTKHPQLHIESKIYKMMQGGVGIPTIKWCGAEGDYNVMVMELLGPSLEDLFNFCSRKFSLKTVLLLADQMISRIEYIHSKNFIHRDVKPDNFLMGLGKKGNLVYIIDFGLAKKYRDARTHQHIPYRENKNLTGTARYASINTHLGIEQSRRDDLESLGYVLMYFNLGSLPWQGLKAATKRQKYERISEKKMSTPIEILCKGYPSEFATYLNFCRSLRFDDKPDYSYLRQLFRNLFHRQGFSYDYVFDWNMLKFGANRAAEEAERERRDREDRLRHGRTPATRAVPAASGRPRGAQDGAPASPRQASGMERERKVSMRLHRGAPVNVSSSDLTGRQDNSRMSTSQMMSCTLHGGLHPLGPR encoded by the exons ATGGAACTTAGAGTGGGGAACCGATACAGACTAGGCAGAAAAATCGGAAGTGGATCGTTTGGTGACATCTATTTAG gCACAGATATTTCTGTGGGTGAAGAGGTTGCCATTAAGTTGGAATGTGTGAAGACCAAGCACCCCCAACTCCACATCGAAAGCAAGATCTACAAAATGATGCAAGGAGGAG TGGGTATTCCAACCATAAAATGGTGTGGAGCAGAAGGGGACTACAACGTAATGGTGATGGAGCTGCTGGGACCCAGCCTAGAGGATCTCTTCAACTTTTGCTCCCGCAAGTTTAGCCTCAAGACAGTCCTCCTCCTTGCCGATCAGATG ATCAGTCGCATTGAGTACATTCACTCCAAGAACTTCATCCACAGAGATGTGAAGCCTGACAACTTTCTGATGGGGCTCGGCAAAAAGGGCAACTTGGTCTACATTATCGACTTTGGCCTGGCTAAAAAATATCGCGACGCCCGCACTCACCAGCACATCCCCTACCGCGAGAACAAGAACCTGACTGGAACTGCAAGATATGCCTCCATCAACACCCATCTGGGGATTG AGCAGTCAAGGCGTGACGACCTGGAGTCCTTGGGCTACGTCCTTATGTATTTTAACTTGGGCTCCCTGCCTTGGCAAGGCCTCAAGGCTGCCACCAAGAGGCAAAAGTATGAACGCATTAGTGAGAAGAAAATGTCCACCCCCATTGAGATTCTATGCAAGGGATACCCAT CTGAATTTGCGACCTACCTGAATTTTTGCCGTTCCCTCCGCTTTGATGACAAGCCCGACTACTCATACCTACGACAGCTTTTCCGGAACCTTTTTCACAGACAGGGATTCTCTTATGACTATGTGTTTGACTGGAATATGCTCAAGTTT GGAGCCAACCGTGCAGCAGAGGAGGCAGAGAGAGAACGCCGCGACCGGGAGGACAGGCTGAGACATGGCAGGACCCCGGCGACTAGAGCAGTACCTGCTGCATCGGGACGACCTCGAGGAGCCCAAGATGGTGCCCCAG CTTCCCCACGTCAAGCATCTGGCATGGAGCGTGAGCGAAAAGTCAGCATGCGACTGCACCGCGGTGCCCCTGTCAACGTCTCCTCCTCAGATCTCACTGGACGGCAAGACAACTCCCGCATGTCCACCTCACAG ATGATGTCATGCACACTGCATGGTGGCCTCCATCCTCTTGGTCCTCGATGA
- the csnk1db gene encoding casein kinase I isoform X3 produces MELRVGNRYRLGRKIGSGSFGDIYLGTDISVGEEVAIKLECVKTKHPQLHIESKIYKMMQGGVGIPTIKWCGAEGDYNVMVMELLGPSLEDLFNFCSRKFSLKTVLLLADQMISRIEYIHSKNFIHRDVKPDNFLMGLGKKGNLVYIIDFGLAKKYRDARTHQHIPYRENKNLTGTARYASINTHLGIEQSRRDDLESLGYVLMYFNLGSLPWQGLKAATKRQKYERISEKKMSTPIEILCKGYPSEFATYLNFCRSLRFDDKPDYSYLRQLFRNLFHRQGFSYDYVFDWNMLKFGANRAAEEAERERRDREDRLRHGRTPATRAVPAASGRPRGAQDGAPASPRQASGMERERKVSMRLHRGAPVNVSSSDLTGRQDNSRMSTSQNSIPYEHHAK; encoded by the exons ATGGAACTTAGAGTGGGGAACCGATACAGACTAGGCAGAAAAATCGGAAGTGGATCGTTTGGTGACATCTATTTAG gCACAGATATTTCTGTGGGTGAAGAGGTTGCCATTAAGTTGGAATGTGTGAAGACCAAGCACCCCCAACTCCACATCGAAAGCAAGATCTACAAAATGATGCAAGGAGGAG TGGGTATTCCAACCATAAAATGGTGTGGAGCAGAAGGGGACTACAACGTAATGGTGATGGAGCTGCTGGGACCCAGCCTAGAGGATCTCTTCAACTTTTGCTCCCGCAAGTTTAGCCTCAAGACAGTCCTCCTCCTTGCCGATCAGATG ATCAGTCGCATTGAGTACATTCACTCCAAGAACTTCATCCACAGAGATGTGAAGCCTGACAACTTTCTGATGGGGCTCGGCAAAAAGGGCAACTTGGTCTACATTATCGACTTTGGCCTGGCTAAAAAATATCGCGACGCCCGCACTCACCAGCACATCCCCTACCGCGAGAACAAGAACCTGACTGGAACTGCAAGATATGCCTCCATCAACACCCATCTGGGGATTG AGCAGTCAAGGCGTGACGACCTGGAGTCCTTGGGCTACGTCCTTATGTATTTTAACTTGGGCTCCCTGCCTTGGCAAGGCCTCAAGGCTGCCACCAAGAGGCAAAAGTATGAACGCATTAGTGAGAAGAAAATGTCCACCCCCATTGAGATTCTATGCAAGGGATACCCAT CTGAATTTGCGACCTACCTGAATTTTTGCCGTTCCCTCCGCTTTGATGACAAGCCCGACTACTCATACCTACGACAGCTTTTCCGGAACCTTTTTCACAGACAGGGATTCTCTTATGACTATGTGTTTGACTGGAATATGCTCAAGTTT GGAGCCAACCGTGCAGCAGAGGAGGCAGAGAGAGAACGCCGCGACCGGGAGGACAGGCTGAGACATGGCAGGACCCCGGCGACTAGAGCAGTACCTGCTGCATCGGGACGACCTCGAGGAGCCCAAGATGGTGCCCCAG CTTCCCCACGTCAAGCATCTGGCATGGAGCGTGAGCGAAAAGTCAGCATGCGACTGCACCGCGGTGCCCCTGTCAACGTCTCCTCCTCAGATCTCACTGGACGGCAAGACAACTCCCGCATGTCCACCTCACAG AATAGCATTCCCTACGAACATCACGCCAAGTAG
- the LOC144038097 gene encoding monocarboxylate transporter 4-like, whose translation MGGAVVDDGPTGVKAPDGGWGWAVLVGCFVITGFSYAFPKAVSVFFKELIREFGVGYSDTAWISSILLAMLYGTGPLCSVLVNRFGCRPVMMVGGLFASMGMVLASFATSIMHIYLCIGVITGLGLALNFQPSLIMLNRYFSEKRPLANGLAAAGSPVALCCLSPLGQILQYQYGWRGGFLILGGMLLNCCACGALMRPLLPPKKHLEFEDGRLRAAEEKKLQPKKKLLDFSVFKDRGFLIYTVAASIMVLGLFVPPVFVVNYAKGLGYEDTTSALLLTILGFVDMFARPLSGIIAGTKWMRPRCVYLFSFAMLFNGVTDLIGSQANNYGGLVGFCIFFGMSYGMVGALQFEVLMAIVGTEKFPSAIGLVLLMEAMAVLVGPPGAGRLLDATHKYMYVFLLAGCEVTLSAIVIALGNFLCITRKQEDPEAELEMAVTAAEKESLRNEMEGQDEKREVEERGEYNGKSADLHAGGDDAEMNGGEENTEASL comes from the exons ATGGGGGGTGCAGTGGTGGACGATGGACCAACTGGGGTGAAGGCACCCGatggcggctggggctgggcgGTGTTGGTCGGCTGCTTCGTCATTACTGGATTCTCCTACGCGTTCCCTAAGGCTGTCAGCGTCTTCTTCAAGGAGCTAATAAGGGAGTTTGGTGTTGGCTACAGTGACACCGCATGGATATCATCCATTTTGCTTGCCATGCTCTATGGCACAG GTCCTCTGTGCAGTGTTTTGGTGAACAGGTTTGGCTGTCGACCGGTGATGATGGTCGGAGGACTCTTTGCTTCAATGGGAATGGTTCTGGCTTCATTTGCAACCAGCATCATGCACATCTACCTTTGCATTGGTGTAATTACAG GTCTGGGCCTGGCATTGAACTTCCAGCCATCCTTGATAATGCTAAATCGCTACTTCAGTGAGAAGCGACCTTTGGCCAACGGCCTGGCAGCTGCAGGCAGCCCCGTGGCCCTGTGCTGTCTCTCTCCCCTGGGACAAATTCTTCAGTACCAATATGGCTGGAGGGGTGGGTTTCTCATACTGGGGGGAATGCTGCTCAACTGCTGTGCCTGTGGTGCCCTAATGAGGCCTCTCTTGCCACCAAAGAAACATCTAGAATTTGAGGATGGTCGTCTTAGAGCTGCAGAGGAGAAGAAGCTCCAGCCAAAGAAAAAACTGCTTGACTTCAGTGTGTTCAAAGACAGAGGATTCCTCATCTATACCGTTGCGGCCTCGATTATGGTGCTGGGCTTGTTTGTCCCACCCGTGTTTGTGGTCAACTATGCGAAAGGACTTGGCTACGAGGACACCACCTCAGCGCTGCTGCTCACAATTCTGGGATTCGTAGATATGTTTGCTCGTCCTCTGTCTGGAATCATTGCAGGTACGAAGTGGATGCGGCCAAGGTGTGTCTACCTCTTCAGTTTTGCGATGCTCTTCAACGGAGTCACCGATCTCATTGGATCACAG GCAAACAACTATGGAGGTCTGGTGGGCTTTTGTATCTTCTTTGGCATGTCATATGGCATGGTGGGAGCACTGCAGTTCGAGGTCCTTATGGCTATTGTGGGAACAGAAAAGTTTCCCAGTGCCATTGGCCTTGTGCTGCTGATGGAAGCAATGGCGGTATTAGTGGGCCCTCCTGGAGCAG GTCGCCTTTTGGACGCCACCCATAAGTACATGTATGTTTTCTTGTTGGCTGGCTGCGAGGTCACATTGTCAGCCATTGTGATCGCCCTGGGTAACTTCCTGTGCATCACAAGGAAACAGGAAGATCCCGAGGCTGAGCTGGAAATGGCTGTGACGGCTGCGGAGAAGGAGAGCCTCCGCAATGAGATGGAGGGCCAAGATGAAAAGCGGGAAGTGGAAGAAAGGGGGGAATATAATGGCAAGTCTGCCGATTTGCATGCAGGGGGGGACGATGCGGAGATGAATGGTGGAGAGGAGAATACTGAAGCATCATTATAA
- the c1qtnf1 gene encoding complement C1q tumor necrosis factor-related protein 1 isoform X2 — MASKLTRSIVWMMLFWLCPALTYQTPQHGMKDPEIRRDHTDQPYHRDTSRECRRCCDPEEYASQQYPQYKIVPQINITILKGEKGEVGGRGSYGKPGRTGQMGLPGSSGTKGSKGSMGIPGEPCKSYFAAFSVARKKGLHSNHYYQTLTFDTEIVNLYGHFNMFSGKFYCYVPGIYYFSLNVHTWNQKETYLHVMHNEKEVVVLYAQPSDRSIMQSQSLMLELERGDQVWVRLYKGERENAIFSDEFDTYIIFNGHLIKPKDKL; from the exons ATGGCATCAAAA TTGACACGTTCCATTGTTTGGATGATGCTGTTCTGGCTTTGTCCGGCCCTTACCTACCAAACGCCTCAACATGGGATGAAAGATCCAGAGATCAGAAGGGACCACACGGATCAGCCCTACCACCGTGATACCAG CAGAGAGTGTCGCCGATGCTGCGACCCAGAAGAGTATGCCAGCCAGCAATACCCTCAGTACAAGATTGTACCTCAAATTAATATTACCATACTCAAAG GTGAGAAAGGTGAGGTTGGTGGAAGGGGATCTTATGGTAAACCAGGCAGAACAGGTCAGATGGGCCTACCAGGATCTAGTGGGACAAAAGGAAGCAAAGGCAGCATGGGTATTCCGGGGGAGCCCTGCAAGTCCTACTTTGCCGCCTTCTCTGTGGCACGCAAGAAGGGCTTGCACTCCAACCACTATTACCAAACACTGACATTCGACACAGAGATAGTAAATCTTTACGGCCACTTCAACATGTTTTCAGGTAAGTTTTACTGTTACGTGCCAGGGATCTACTacttcagcctgaatgtgcacacGTGGAACCAAAAGGAGACTTACCTTCATGTGATGCACAATGAAAAGGAGGTTGTGGTCCTCTATGCGCAACCCAGTGACCGCTCCATCATGCAAAGCCAAAGTCTGATGTTGGAACTTGAGAGAGGTGATCAAGTCTGGGTCAGACTGTATAAAGGCGAACGGGAAAATGCCATCTTCAGTGACGAGTTTGATACTTACATCATTTTCAACGGACATCTGATTAAACCCAAAGATAAGCTGTAG
- the c1qtnf1 gene encoding complement C1q tumor necrosis factor-related protein 1 isoform X1 has product MASKLTRSIVWMMLFWLCPALTYQTPQHGMKDPEIRRDHTDQPYHRDTSSRECRRCCDPEEYASQQYPQYKIVPQINITILKGEKGEVGGRGSYGKPGRTGQMGLPGSSGTKGSKGSMGIPGEPCKSYFAAFSVARKKGLHSNHYYQTLTFDTEIVNLYGHFNMFSGKFYCYVPGIYYFSLNVHTWNQKETYLHVMHNEKEVVVLYAQPSDRSIMQSQSLMLELERGDQVWVRLYKGERENAIFSDEFDTYIIFNGHLIKPKDKL; this is encoded by the exons ATGGCATCAAAA TTGACACGTTCCATTGTTTGGATGATGCTGTTCTGGCTTTGTCCGGCCCTTACCTACCAAACGCCTCAACATGGGATGAAAGATCCAGAGATCAGAAGGGACCACACGGATCAGCCCTACCACCGTGATACCAG CAGCAGAGAGTGTCGCCGATGCTGCGACCCAGAAGAGTATGCCAGCCAGCAATACCCTCAGTACAAGATTGTACCTCAAATTAATATTACCATACTCAAAG GTGAGAAAGGTGAGGTTGGTGGAAGGGGATCTTATGGTAAACCAGGCAGAACAGGTCAGATGGGCCTACCAGGATCTAGTGGGACAAAAGGAAGCAAAGGCAGCATGGGTATTCCGGGGGAGCCCTGCAAGTCCTACTTTGCCGCCTTCTCTGTGGCACGCAAGAAGGGCTTGCACTCCAACCACTATTACCAAACACTGACATTCGACACAGAGATAGTAAATCTTTACGGCCACTTCAACATGTTTTCAGGTAAGTTTTACTGTTACGTGCCAGGGATCTACTacttcagcctgaatgtgcacacGTGGAACCAAAAGGAGACTTACCTTCATGTGATGCACAATGAAAAGGAGGTTGTGGTCCTCTATGCGCAACCCAGTGACCGCTCCATCATGCAAAGCCAAAGTCTGATGTTGGAACTTGAGAGAGGTGATCAAGTCTGGGTCAGACTGTATAAAGGCGAACGGGAAAATGCCATCTTCAGTGACGAGTTTGATACTTACATCATTTTCAACGGACATCTGATTAAACCCAAAGATAAGCTGTAG
- the csnk1db gene encoding casein kinase I isoform X2 gives MELRVGNRYRLGRKIGSGSFGDIYLGTDISVGEEVAIKLECVKTKHPQLHIESKIYKMMQGGVGIPTIKWCGAEGDYNVMVMELLGPSLEDLFNFCSRKFSLKTVLLLADQMISRIEYIHSKNFIHRDVKPDNFLMGLGKKGNLVYIIDFGLAKKYRDARTHQHIPYRENKNLTGTARYASINTHLGIEQSRRDDLESLGYVLMYFNLGSLPWQGLKAATKRQKYERISEKKMSTPIEILCKGYPSEFATYLNFCRSLRFDDKPDYSYLRQLFRNLFHRQGFSYDYVFDWNMLKFGANRAAEEAERERRDREDRLRHGRTPATRAVPAASGRPRGAQDGAPASPRQASGMERERKVSMRLHRGAPVNVSSSDLTGRQDNSRMSTSQHSLRTSRQVDARHILV, from the exons ATGGAACTTAGAGTGGGGAACCGATACAGACTAGGCAGAAAAATCGGAAGTGGATCGTTTGGTGACATCTATTTAG gCACAGATATTTCTGTGGGTGAAGAGGTTGCCATTAAGTTGGAATGTGTGAAGACCAAGCACCCCCAACTCCACATCGAAAGCAAGATCTACAAAATGATGCAAGGAGGAG TGGGTATTCCAACCATAAAATGGTGTGGAGCAGAAGGGGACTACAACGTAATGGTGATGGAGCTGCTGGGACCCAGCCTAGAGGATCTCTTCAACTTTTGCTCCCGCAAGTTTAGCCTCAAGACAGTCCTCCTCCTTGCCGATCAGATG ATCAGTCGCATTGAGTACATTCACTCCAAGAACTTCATCCACAGAGATGTGAAGCCTGACAACTTTCTGATGGGGCTCGGCAAAAAGGGCAACTTGGTCTACATTATCGACTTTGGCCTGGCTAAAAAATATCGCGACGCCCGCACTCACCAGCACATCCCCTACCGCGAGAACAAGAACCTGACTGGAACTGCAAGATATGCCTCCATCAACACCCATCTGGGGATTG AGCAGTCAAGGCGTGACGACCTGGAGTCCTTGGGCTACGTCCTTATGTATTTTAACTTGGGCTCCCTGCCTTGGCAAGGCCTCAAGGCTGCCACCAAGAGGCAAAAGTATGAACGCATTAGTGAGAAGAAAATGTCCACCCCCATTGAGATTCTATGCAAGGGATACCCAT CTGAATTTGCGACCTACCTGAATTTTTGCCGTTCCCTCCGCTTTGATGACAAGCCCGACTACTCATACCTACGACAGCTTTTCCGGAACCTTTTTCACAGACAGGGATTCTCTTATGACTATGTGTTTGACTGGAATATGCTCAAGTTT GGAGCCAACCGTGCAGCAGAGGAGGCAGAGAGAGAACGCCGCGACCGGGAGGACAGGCTGAGACATGGCAGGACCCCGGCGACTAGAGCAGTACCTGCTGCATCGGGACGACCTCGAGGAGCCCAAGATGGTGCCCCAG CTTCCCCACGTCAAGCATCTGGCATGGAGCGTGAGCGAAAAGTCAGCATGCGACTGCACCGCGGTGCCCCTGTCAACGTCTCCTCCTCAGATCTCACTGGACGGCAAGACAACTCCCGCATGTCCACCTCACAG CATTCCCTACGAACATCACGCCAAGTAGACGCTCGCCACATACTTGTGTGA